One genomic segment of Candidatus Bathyarchaeota archaeon includes these proteins:
- a CDS encoding radical SAM protein translates to MNPYNGCRHGCLYCYARKYEYNKWIKPTPRKDVIEKLKKDIKVLKSTDKICNIQDILLGSNTDSYQPLEAEYKQTRQVIDELISNELPFSILTKSNRVLRDIDLFKGYQWCRVGVTLTSFDETFRRDLEPYTVSYDERIKVLVALKENGISTYLSGEPIMPVEASNPLEIVHKLKDVVDLFEFGLYDDKEDYDYTPVAYKKHYNDDTYHAPIFREQIQYCQENNINYCNSSHSRAFFKKNNLPFQKYPLLKPPMPKAQQCLTAFC, encoded by the coding sequence ATAAATCCTTACAATGGTTGCAGGCACGGGTGTCTTTACTGTTACGCTAGAAAATATGAATACAACAAATGGATTAAACCTACACCAAGAAAGGACGTAATTGAAAAACTAAAAAAGGATATTAAAGTTCTAAAGAGCACAGATAAGATATGCAATATTCAAGACATCCTTCTAGGCTCAAACACTGACTCTTATCAACCACTAGAAGCGGAGTATAAGCAAACAAGGCAGGTTATTGACGAATTAATCTCCAATGAATTACCCTTCAGCATCCTAACTAAAAGCAATCGAGTTCTCAGAGATATTGATTTGTTTAAGGGCTATCAATGGTGCAGAGTTGGAGTTACTCTTACTTCTTTTGATGAAACATTCAGAAGAGACCTAGAACCATATACTGTTAGCTACGATGAAAGAATCAAAGTTTTAGTTGCTCTGAAAGAAAATGGCATCAGCACATATCTTAGTGGAGAACCCATAATGCCCGTTGAAGCATCAAATCCTTTGGAGATAGTGCATAAACTCAAAGATGTTGTGGATTTGTTTGAGTTTGGTTTGTACGATGATAAAGAAGATTATGATTATACGCCAGTAGCTTACAAAAAACATTACAATGATGACACTTATCATGCACCTATTTTCAGAGAGCAGATTCAATACTGTCAAGAGAATAACATTAACTACTGTAACTCATCACATTCTAGAGCGTTCTTTAAGAAAAACAATCTTCCATTCCAAAAATATCCACTGCTAAAGCCCCCGATGCCTAAAGCACAACAATGTTTAACAGCATTTTGCTAA
- a CDS encoding winged helix-turn-helix domain-containing protein, with protein sequence MPNPNQPTVNAIHELKTEIKNLRNELNQLHGSILNERLKATQQALTQNRLLLYTNQLQDELNEDVPTLTDPNCKNCQKCTQHFKTLTEENLKIIKETKIQEALTDLDTKISQIGNTIQKAKGAPCEECHQKLQKKLKRQKRSLQTVVLVEKSEAPDQQSLNIDELVESVLEPLANTVRLKILVNISEGKKSFSQLTQLTGLKGGHLIFHIKKLVDTGLIAQENNKGDYIVTQRGIDIAQKLSNLQPTP encoded by the coding sequence ATGCCCAACCCAAACCAACCCACAGTAAACGCAATACACGAACTCAAAACAGAAATCAAAAACCTACGCAACGAACTAAACCAACTCCACGGCAGCATCCTAAATGAACGCCTAAAAGCCACACAACAAGCCCTTACCCAAAACCGCCTCCTACTCTACACAAACCAACTCCAAGACGAACTAAACGAAGACGTCCCCACACTCACTGACCCCAACTGCAAAAACTGCCAAAAATGCACCCAACACTTCAAAACCCTCACAGAAGAAAACTTAAAAATCATTAAAGAAACCAAAATCCAAGAAGCCCTAACAGACCTCGACACAAAAATCAGCCAAATCGGTAACACCATCCAAAAAGCCAAAGGCGCCCCATGCGAAGAATGCCACCAAAAACTCCAAAAAAAACTCAAACGACAAAAACGCTCCCTTCAAACCGTCGTGCTCGTGGAAAAATCCGAAGCCCCCGACCAACAAAGCCTCAACATTGATGAGCTTGTGGAATCTGTGCTGGAACCCTTAGCTAACACGGTGCGACTCAAAATTCTGGTTAACATCAGCGAAGGCAAAAAAAGCTTCTCACAACTAACTCAGCTAACAGGCTTGAAGGGTGGGCATCTGATTTTTCACATCAAAAAACTCGTGGACACGGGTTTAATAGCGCAGGAAAACAACAAAGGCGACTACATAGTCACACAACGGGGAATTGACATAGCACAAAAACTCTCAAACCTACAACCCACACCGTGA
- a CDS encoding C2H2-type zinc finger protein, translating into MRKLHRCPVCERRFNSKEEMLRHYETHTNEEKTKLALTVNSQKSKPSNAWVLVPILFGILGGLIGYVGVKDDDKELANNLLIFGIVFTFIYALLIGIYYSWWLAQIF; encoded by the coding sequence ATGCGAAAATTACATCGGTGTCCTGTTTGTGAGAGAAGGTTTAACTCTAAAGAAGAAATGTTAAGACATTATGAGACTCACACAAATGAAGAGAAAACAAAACTCGCATTAACTGTGAACAGCCAAAAAAGTAAACCCTCTAATGCATGGGTTCTTGTTCCAATCCTGTTTGGTATCTTAGGTGGATTAATTGGTTATGTTGGCGTAAAAGATGATGACAAAGAACTAGCTAACAACCTACTAATTTTTGGAATAGTCTTCACCTTCATTTACGCACTTTTAATAGGAATTTACTACTCTTGGTGGTTAGCACAAATCTTCTAA
- a CDS encoding integrase — MVGLPGFEPGSIEPKSLIWSDFKKYVEAKYAKSYSYTILEYSAKYHSYLKDVNKIQLAKPTVRNNIINALTALSRYIGTYDSFKKDMELHGIKRYKPDPIATFTRIFSSNAHNGLAEWYNSAMAVLNDNEKLYLRFMHLSGLRAMEGINSFNLIAEMGSKYTTEYYNENTKFLEHFRFPKLFLRNSKNCYVSCVPKQLLDDISHSSNISYIAIDKRLNRANLPMKIKKLRSYYATEMRKLGLLSEQIDLMEGRIGKSIFLMHYFKENPQLLSDKIIELLPAIEKSLLISN, encoded by the coding sequence ATGGTGGGGCTTCCCGGATTTGAACCGGGGTCTATAGAGCCCAAGTCCCTTATTTGGTCAGATTTTAAAAAATATGTTGAAGCAAAATATGCTAAGTCTTACAGTTACACAATTCTAGAATACTCTGCAAAGTATCACAGCTACCTTAAAGATGTAAATAAAATACAACTAGCTAAACCTACAGTTAGAAACAACATCATAAACGCCCTAACCGCACTAAGCAGATACATAGGAACTTATGATTCTTTTAAGAAGGATATGGAATTACATGGGATTAAACGCTACAAACCTGACCCAATAGCCACCTTTACTAGAATCTTTAGCAGTAATGCCCACAATGGCTTAGCTGAATGGTATAACTCTGCAATGGCTGTGCTTAATGATAATGAAAAATTGTATCTGAGGTTTATGCATCTTAGTGGACTTAGAGCAATGGAAGGAATCAACAGCTTCAACCTAATAGCTGAGATGGGCAGCAAATACACAACTGAATACTATAATGAGAATACAAAGTTTCTAGAACACTTCAGATTCCCTAAACTATTTCTCAGAAACAGTAAGAACTGCTATGTGTCATGTGTACCTAAGCAACTGCTAGATGATATTTCACACTCTAGTAATATTAGCTATATTGCTATTGATAAAAGATTAAACAGAGCTAACCTTCCAATGAAAATAAAGAAGCTAAGAAGCTACTATGCCACAGAAATGAGAAAACTAGGTTTATTGTCTGAGCAAATAGATTTAATGGAGGGAAGAATAGGCAAAAGCATCTTTCTAATGCATTACTTCAAAGAGAACCCCCAACTATTAAGTGACAAGATAATTGAGTTACTGCCTGCTATAGAGAAATCTTTGCTTATTTCTAACTAA
- the heR gene encoding heliorhodopsin HeR — protein MNYKERQEIIAKSPISYSYLKRFNLGAGILHLIQGVLMLSLGTLLTWERSIYTFYLKFTITPGTPPTFDIAPNPQIAFTLGYIGVIVASFPLLSSLAHFLIAFPKNKAYNENLKKGINPYRWYEYAFSSSIMIVLIATFVGVWDLWSLVMIFVLNAMMIMFGYFMEVVNQKTEKTSWSAFITGCVSGGVPWVVLFAYFIAAVTSTGTNPPAFVYLIFFIYFAVFNVFALNMILQYAGIGKWRDYLYGERAYIVLSFVAKTMLSWLVFIGIFAPF, from the coding sequence TTGAACTATAAAGAAAGACAGGAAATAATCGCAAAATCGCCCATCTCTTATAGTTACCTCAAACGCTTCAACCTTGGTGCTGGCATTCTACATCTTATCCAAGGCGTACTAATGCTGTCACTGGGCACTCTGCTCACTTGGGAACGTTCCATCTACACTTTCTACCTAAAATTCACCATAACCCCGGGAACACCACCAACCTTTGACATAGCCCCAAACCCCCAAATCGCATTCACCCTCGGCTATATCGGCGTAATCGTTGCATCATTTCCCCTTCTTTCATCGCTGGCGCATTTCTTGATTGCTTTTCCAAAAAATAAAGCCTACAATGAAAACCTCAAAAAAGGCATAAACCCCTACCGCTGGTACGAATACGCCTTCTCAAGCTCCATAATGATAGTGCTTATTGCAACTTTTGTTGGGGTTTGGGATTTGTGGTCGCTGGTTATGATTTTTGTTTTAAACGCAATGATGATAATGTTTGGCTACTTCATGGAAGTGGTCAATCAGAAAACTGAAAAAACCTCTTGGTCCGCATTCATTACAGGCTGTGTATCTGGTGGTGTCCCATGGGTTGTGCTTTTTGCTTACTTTATAGCAGCCGTAACTTCCACAGGCACCAACCCGCCCGCGTTCGTGTACCTGATTTTCTTTATTTACTTTGCAGTGTTCAACGTGTTTGCCCTAAACATGATTCTACAATACGCAGGCATCGGGAAATGGCGGGACTACCTCTACGGCGAACGCGCCTATATCGTGCTGAGTTTTGTGGCTAAAACAATGCTTTCATGGCTTGTCTTTATAGGAATATTTGCGCCCTTCTAG
- a CDS encoding GNAT family N-acetyltransferase: MTVLEALNKIQSESLCTTVYKPQLAPVWNSFVADSKNGTFLFHRNYMDYHNDRFVDHSLLFYRNKQLVALMPANISDDVLYSHAGLTYGGILSGYDMTAPLMLNVFEELKRHCIDHGIKKVIYKVIPSIYHCAPSEEDLYALFRNDAKLIGRNLSSSIFLPTKKRFHKKRREAITKAKNHSLTVKQSFDFEGFMGMVEQVVNGRHGAKPVHTGTEMVLLAQRFPENIKLFGAFRDDKMLAGCLIYECRHVAHGQYAANLDEGRMLGAQDVIIDYLVNSYYEKFRFFDFGISTLNLGQILNEGLVKHKASFGASSVVHDFYELTVK, from the coding sequence TTGACTGTTCTGGAAGCATTAAACAAGATTCAAAGTGAAAGTTTATGCACCACGGTTTACAAGCCACAATTAGCTCCCGTATGGAATAGTTTTGTGGCAGATTCAAAAAATGGAACCTTTCTTTTTCACAGAAACTATATGGACTATCACAATGACCGATTTGTGGACCATTCCCTGCTGTTTTACCGCAATAAACAGCTTGTTGCTTTAATGCCTGCCAACATATCCGATGATGTACTGTACAGTCACGCTGGCTTGACCTATGGCGGCATTTTATCGGGCTATGATATGACTGCACCGCTGATGCTTAACGTTTTTGAGGAGCTTAAAAGGCACTGTATAGACCATGGAATTAAAAAAGTAATCTACAAGGTTATTCCTTCAATCTATCATTGCGCCCCATCCGAAGAAGACCTCTATGCATTATTCCGCAACGACGCTAAACTAATTGGCAGAAACTTATCATCCAGCATCTTTTTACCCACCAAAAAAAGGTTCCACAAAAAAAGACGAGAAGCCATCACCAAAGCCAAAAACCACAGTCTCACCGTTAAGCAAAGTTTTGATTTTGAAGGTTTCATGGGGATGGTTGAGCAGGTTGTAAATGGGCGGCATGGGGCTAAACCTGTTCACACGGGGACGGAGATGGTTCTTCTTGCTCAAAGGTTTCCTGAGAACATTAAATTGTTTGGTGCGTTTAGGGATGACAAAATGTTGGCTGGGTGCCTAATTTATGAGTGCAGACATGTAGCGCATGGGCAATATGCTGCAAACTTGGATGAGGGAAGAATGCTGGGTGCACAGGATGTAATCATAGATTATCTTGTTAATTCATATTATGAGAAGTTTAGATTTTTTGATTTTGGAATTTCAACGCTTAATCTTGGACAAATACTAAATGAGGGCTTAGTTAAGCATAAGGCAAGTTTTGGGGCAAGCAGCGTTGTGCATGACTTTTATGAGCTTACCGTAAAATAG
- the aqpZ gene encoding aquaporin Z translates to MSKNSEITSAQKYMAELIGTLVLVLMGCGSATIAGQAVGNLGIAFAFGLAVLIMVYTIGNISGCHINPAISISMFIAGKLSLKDTGLYIIFQCIGAIIGAGILYMIAIGNPSFNLSINGLGANMYSTYSLISVFITEVVFTFIFILVVHGATHERTPKGFAGLAIGLALTLVHIVTIPIDGTSVNPARSLGPAVFVGGTALNQLWVFFVAPIIGGILAALVWKLFK, encoded by the coding sequence ATGAGCAAAAATTCTGAAATTACTTCTGCTCAAAAATACATGGCAGAACTTATCGGGACTTTGGTACTTGTTTTGATGGGTTGCGGCAGCGCTACTATTGCTGGTCAAGCAGTTGGAAATTTGGGGATTGCTTTCGCATTTGGTCTTGCAGTTTTAATTATGGTTTACACGATTGGCAATATTTCAGGTTGCCATATTAACCCGGCAATTTCAATTTCTATGTTTATCGCGGGTAAACTAAGCCTAAAAGATACAGGTCTTTACATTATTTTCCAATGCATAGGAGCCATCATCGGAGCAGGCATTCTTTACATGATTGCCATAGGAAATCCATCATTTAATTTGTCTATAAATGGTTTAGGTGCAAACATGTACTCCACTTATTCTTTAATATCTGTATTCATTACCGAAGTCGTCTTTACTTTCATATTCATTCTGGTAGTTCACGGTGCAACCCATGAGAGAACCCCCAAAGGATTTGCTGGATTAGCCATTGGTTTAGCTTTAACCCTTGTTCACATTGTAACAATACCTATTGATGGCACATCAGTTAATCCTGCAAGAAGCCTTGGTCCAGCAGTTTTTGTCGGAGGCACCGCACTAAATCAGCTCTGGGTCTTTTTTGTTGCACCAATAATTGGCGGAATTTTGGCTGCTTTAGTTTGGAAACTATTCAAATAA
- a CDS encoding cache domain-containing protein, producing the protein MSRRYAYYLLALALAVSISIGSVYVLQFGQQTSPLSTFTYYTEQFPPCNYQENETATGIAVDLLTAITDKMGHKITPDQVQIVPWTEAYQAALTGEKTVLFSTARLPSREDSFKWAGPLFTDTYALFTRWDNDVTIEESSDLNSYTIGVIQDSAAITQLTNAGVNESQLVYFTNASAIIDDLNSGNIDFWCYAQVVGRTLTEQITGNYYAFKNAFQLSYYDYYYAFSKDISDSTVNAFQQAIDELKQEKDNTGMTAYEKILGKYVPTMGTSTTPEELVEFVQAAYEYAQQTSQETALNEFNNQTGMFVQGELYIFAYDMTGDTLALPFQPEIIGTNRWNATDANGTTFIQEIIQTAQSGGGFVRYLYVDPDDDFMIKPKVSYVLMVNQDWLIGAGIYEAY; encoded by the coding sequence ATGTCCAGACGTTACGCTTATTACCTTTTAGCCCTAGCGCTTGCAGTATCCATATCCATTGGCTCTGTTTACGTTTTACAATTTGGGCAACAAACCAGCCCCTTGAGCACCTTCACTTATTATACTGAACAGTTCCCACCCTGCAACTACCAAGAAAATGAAACAGCAACAGGCATCGCCGTTGACCTCTTAACTGCAATCACCGACAAAATGGGTCACAAAATAACCCCTGACCAAGTCCAGATAGTTCCATGGACCGAAGCATACCAAGCAGCCCTAACAGGCGAAAAAACTGTTCTTTTTTCAACAGCACGGTTGCCTTCACGAGAGGATTCTTTCAAATGGGCAGGACCCTTATTCACTGATACGTACGCACTCTTTACCCGCTGGGATAACGACGTAACAATTGAAGAATCCTCTGATTTAAACAGTTACACAATCGGCGTAATCCAAGACTCCGCTGCAATCACACAACTCACAAACGCAGGCGTGAATGAGAGCCAACTGGTATACTTCACAAACGCATCAGCAATCATAGACGACCTTAACAGCGGCAACATCGATTTTTGGTGCTATGCACAAGTGGTAGGACGTACCCTCACGGAGCAGATAACAGGCAATTATTATGCATTCAAAAACGCGTTTCAACTGAGCTATTATGATTACTATTACGCATTTAGCAAAGACATTTCAGATTCAACAGTAAACGCTTTCCAGCAGGCAATTGACGAGCTTAAACAAGAAAAAGACAACACCGGAATGACTGCTTACGAAAAAATATTGGGCAAATATGTTCCAACAATGGGAACCTCCACAACTCCAGAAGAACTTGTCGAGTTTGTCCAAGCAGCCTACGAATACGCCCAACAAACCAGCCAAGAAACCGCCTTAAACGAATTTAACAACCAAACAGGTATGTTTGTACAAGGCGAACTTTACATATTTGCCTACGACATGACCGGTGACACCTTGGCACTTCCCTTCCAACCCGAAATCATCGGAACAAACCGGTGGAACGCAACAGACGCAAACGGAACCACCTTTATTCAAGAAATAATTCAGACGGCGCAGTCTGGCGGAGGATTTGTACGTTATTTGTACGTTGACCCCGATGATGACTTCATGATTAAACCCAAAGTCAGCTATGTCCTGATGGTAAATCAAGACTGGCTCATCGGCGCAGGCATCTACGAAGCATACTAA
- a CDS encoding flavodoxin: MAYYTKTGNTQKTAEQIAQGAKTPNTTTEVKPVTDITPQEAAQADAIAFGSPAYFSLMSGPVLTLLTEMYFIKDKFAGKPMTAFATGGGSQTKTVENIETILKVFNPKLTPGVAVSSDLTETEQEQARKLGAALAKATEN; encoded by the coding sequence ATCGCATACTACACCAAAACAGGCAACACCCAAAAAACCGCAGAACAAATTGCCCAAGGCGCAAAAACACCCAACACCACCACAGAAGTAAAACCAGTAACCGACATCACCCCACAAGAAGCAGCCCAAGCAGACGCCATAGCATTTGGCTCCCCCGCATACTTCAGCTTAATGAGTGGACCAGTACTCACCTTGCTAACCGAAATGTACTTCATCAAAGACAAGTTCGCAGGCAAACCCATGACAGCATTTGCAACGGGTGGCGGAAGCCAAACCAAAACCGTCGAAAACATCGAAACCATACTCAAAGTCTTCAACCCAAAACTCACCCCAGGCGTAGCAGTTAGCAGCGACCTCACAGAAACCGAGCAGGAGCAAGCCAGAAAACTCGGTGCAGCCCTCGCCAAAGCTACAGAGAATTAA
- a CDS encoding ATP-binding protein, translated as MAYLKHIFNKEKLEDIRFEDIQRLIDNRMEEFNQLEYKGVYNNKISYEGVAKAISGLLNSSGGIIIVGISEKVENGHHLPDKFTWTTYTNKDSLENSLYTRLQPWHENIKIFPVENPRNVNENIFLIDVPKSNNPPHMANHIYYTRLNSQTQELGHEQVVSMIKLNYIQKFDLQNTVYGPIFNELYIFYNEAEIKELHVINYYKVLNERAFLLEQDEDLALELGSFYQRVEKYNKAIKPVKYRLAKLITAFATKYFHKRAFSHSFGMGSALSIWIKTETMQQSPCIDDALLNKQQPLDFWKKDFPHDEILDAQFILMYQVDNKIKTQKIPKEEFNQFIEKLKPMLDEDDLIKHVRSESERLKSLIEGLFDLLSNNF; from the coding sequence ATGGCATATCTTAAGCATATTTTCAACAAAGAGAAACTTGAGGACATACGCTTTGAAGATATTCAGAGACTAATTGACAATAGAATGGAAGAGTTCAATCAGCTTGAATACAAAGGAGTTTATAATAACAAGATTAGTTATGAGGGGGTAGCTAAAGCCATCTCTGGCTTATTGAATTCCTCGGGCGGTATTATAATAGTGGGCATCTCTGAAAAAGTAGAGAATGGACACCACTTGCCTGATAAATTTACTTGGACAACTTATACAAACAAAGATTCTTTAGAGAATAGCCTTTACACAAGGTTGCAACCTTGGCATGAAAACATCAAGATTTTTCCTGTTGAAAACCCCCGTAATGTAAACGAGAACATCTTTTTGATTGATGTCCCTAAGAGCAATAATCCGCCACATATGGCTAACCATATTTATTATACACGTCTCAACTCCCAAACTCAAGAGCTGGGTCATGAGCAAGTTGTTTCAATGATTAAGCTAAATTATATTCAAAAATTTGATTTACAGAATACGGTTTATGGCCCTATTTTCAATGAATTATATATTTTCTATAATGAAGCAGAAATTAAAGAATTGCATGTGATTAATTATTATAAAGTGCTAAATGAGAGAGCGTTTCTTTTAGAACAAGATGAAGATTTGGCCCTTGAATTAGGCAGTTTTTATCAAAGAGTCGAGAAGTACAATAAAGCCATAAAACCAGTTAAATACAGACTTGCAAAGCTGATTACAGCTTTTGCCACAAAATATTTTCATAAAAGAGCCTTTTCTCATTCTTTTGGGATGGGCTCTGCTTTAAGTATATGGATAAAAACAGAGACAATGCAACAATCTCCATGTATAGATGATGCATTATTGAATAAGCAACAACCACTTGATTTTTGGAAGAAAGATTTCCCTCATGATGAAATTTTAGATGCCCAGTTTATTCTCATGTATCAAGTAGATAATAAAATTAAAACCCAGAAGATACCAAAGGAAGAATTTAATCAATTTATTGAGAAATTGAAGCCTATGCTTGATGAAGATGATTTAATTAAGCACGTGAGAAGTGAGTCTGAAAGATTGAAATCATTGATTGAAGGTTTGTTTGATTTATTGAGCAATAACTTTTAA